A window from Urocitellus parryii isolate mUroPar1 chromosome 1, mUroPar1.hap1, whole genome shotgun sequence encodes these proteins:
- the Clptm1l gene encoding lipid scramblase CLPTM1L — protein MWSGRSSFTSLVVGVFVVYVVHTCWVMYGIVYTRPCAGDANCIQPYLARRPKLQLSVYTTTRSSLGAENNVDLVLNVEDFDVESKFERTVNVSVPKKTRNNGTLYAYIFLHHAGILPWHDGKQVHLISPLTTYMIPKPEEVNLLTGESAAQQQIESERKPSSALDEPVSHWRPRLTLNVMVDDFVFDGSSLPADVHRYMKMVQLGKTVHYLPILFIDQLSNRVKDLMVINRSTTELPLTVSYDKISLGRLRFWIHMQDAVYSLQQFGFSEKDADEVKGIFVDTNLYFLALTFFVAAFHLLFDFLAFKNDISFWKKKKSMIGMSTKAVLWRCFSTVVIFLFLLDEQTSLLVLVPAGLGAAIELWKVKKALKMTVAWKGLRPEFQFGTYSDSERKTEEYDTQAMKYLSYLLYPLCIGGAVYSLLNIKYKSWYSWLINSFVNGVYAFGFLFMLPQLFVNYKMKSVAHLPWKAFTYKAFNTFIDDVFAFIITMPTSHRLACFRDDVVFLVYLYQRWLYPVDKSRMNEFGESYEEQPQRKPHAD, from the exons ATGTGGAGCGGCCGCAGCTCCTTCACCAGCCTGGTGGTGGGCGTGTTCGTGGTGTACGTAGTGCACACCTGCTGGGTCATGTACGGCATCGTCTACACCCGCCCGTGCGCCGGCGACGCCAACTGCATCCAGCCCTACCTGGCGCGGCGGCCCAAGCTGCAG CTGAGTGTTTACACCACCACAAGGTCCAGCCTTGGTGCAGAAAACAATGTGGACCTGGTCTTGAATGTGGAAGACTTTGATGTGGAGTCCAAGTTTGAAAG GACAGTTAATGTTTCTGtaccaaagaaaacaagaaataatggGACACTGTATGCCTATATTTTCCTGCATCACGCTGGGATTCTGCCTTGGCATGACGGGAAGCAGGTCCACCTGATCAGTCCTCTGACTACATACATGATCCCCAAGCCAGAAGAAGTCAACCTGCTCACTGGGGAGTCAGCTGCACAG CAACAGATCGAATCCGAGAGGAAGCCATCAAGTGCCCTGGACGAACCTGTCTCTCACTGGAGACCCAGGCTAACGCTGAACGTGATGGTGGATGACTTTGTCTTTGACGGCTCCTCCCTGCCTGCTGATGTGCACCGGTACATGAAGAT GGTCCAGCTGGGAAAGACCGTGCACTACCTCCCCATCCTGTTCATCGACCAGCTGAGCAACCGGGTGAAGGATCTGATG GTCATAAAccgctccaccacggagctgccACTCACTGTGTCCTATGACAAGATCTCTCTGGGGCGGCTACGCTTCTGGATCCACATGCAAGATGCCGTCTATTCCCTGCAACAGTTCG GGTTTTCAGAGAAGGATGCTGATGAGGTGAAGGGGATTTTTGTAGACACCAACTTGTATTTTTTGGCCTTGACCTTCTTTGTTGCTGCATTTCAT CTGCTCTTTGATTTCctggcatttaaaaatgacatcagtttctggaagaaaaagaagagcatgATTGGAATGTCCACCAAAGCAG TACTGTGGCGCTGCTTCAGCACCGTGGTCATCTTCCTGTTCCTGCTGGACGAGCAGACAAGCCTGCTGGTGCTGGTCCCAGCAGGCCTTGGGGCCGCCATCGAG CTTTGGAAAGTGAAAAAGGCCTTGAAGATGACGGTGGCCTGGAAAGGCTTAAGGCCTGAGTTCCAG TTTGGCACCTATAGTGACTCTGAGAGGAAGACCGAAGAATATGATACACAG GCCATGAAGTACCTATCATACCTGCTCTACCCCCTCTGCATTGGGGGCGCCGTCTACTCACTCCTGAACATCAAGTACAAAAG TTGGTATTCTTGGCTAATCAACAGCTTCGTGAATG GCGTCTACGCTTTCGGCTTCCTCTTCATGCTGCCCCAGCTCTTTGTGAACTACAAG ATGAAGTCTGTGGCGCATCTTCCCTGGAAGGCCTTCACCTACAAG GCTTTCAACACCTTCATCGATGACGTCTTTGCCTTCATCATCACCATGCCCACGTCCCACCGGCTGGCCTGCTTCAGGGACGACGTGGTGTTCCTGGTGTACCTCTACCAGCGGTG GCTTTATCCTGTGGATAAGAGCAGAATGAACGAGTTCGGAGAGTCCTATGAGGAGCAGCCCCAGCGGAAACCCCACGCAGACTGA